One genomic segment of Coffea arabica cultivar ET-39 chromosome 6e, Coffea Arabica ET-39 HiFi, whole genome shotgun sequence includes these proteins:
- the LOC113695687 gene encoding MLO-like protein 6, producing the protein MAAGGGRSLEETPTWAVAVVCFVLVAISTIIEYAIHLIEKWLTKRNRRALCEALEKIKSELMLLGFMSLLLTIGQGPISEICISKSLGTTWHPCNKKQEHSRHDIDAEKEASGHRRLLAFPESSYGQRRVLAAAGYDKCAAKGKVPFVSSDGIHQLHIFIFVLAVFHVLYCITTYALGTAKMRKWKAWEMETRTSEYQFAQDPERFRFARDTSFGRRHLSFWSRSTILLWTVSFFRQFVRSVPKVDYLTLRYGFIIAHLAPQNQANFDFQQYIKRSLEEDFKVVVGISPLIWLFAVLFLLFNTHGWQSYLWLPFIPLIIILLVGTKLQVIITKMGLRIQERGEVVQGTPLVQPADDLFWFNRPRVLLYLIHFVLFQNAFQLALFVWSWYEYGFQSCFHENTKDVAIRISMGVLIQILCSYVTLPLYALVTQMGSTMKPTIFNKNVAKALRTWHQTARKHIKQKRHSDSVGPVSSQPSTPLQGTSPVHLLHYYKNEIDSVEPSSRISSYNTQPWEKGSPQLSCPQNDPSSTQQARNNHTIEERVASEQVKNKEGLVPQTHLFQHKVDIPSADF; encoded by the exons ATGGCAGCAGGAGGAGGTAGATCTCTTGAAGAGACACCCACTTGGGCAGTTGCAGTTGTCTGCTTTGTGCTAGTAGCAATATCTACAATCATTGAATACGCCATTCACTTGATTGAAAAG TGGTTAACAAAGAGAAATAGGAGAGCTCTTTGTGAAGCACTTGAAAAGATCAAATCAG AGCTTATGCTTCTAGGTTTCATGTCATTGCTCCTAACAATAGGACAAGGACCAATTTCAGAAATATGCATATCAAAGTCCCTAGGCACTACTTGGCATCCATGCAACAAAAAACAAGAACATAGCAGGCACGACATTGATGCAGAAAAGGAAGCAAGTGGACATAGAAGGCTCCTCGCATTTCCAGAATCTAGCTACGGTCAACGACGTGTTTTGGCAGCTGCTGGCTATGACAAATGTGCAGCAAAG GGAAAAGTTCCATTTGTGTCCTCTGATGGCATCCATCAACTTCACATATTCATCTTTGTACTAGCTGTTTTTCACGTGCTTTATTGTATAACCACATATGCTTTGGGCACAGCCAAG ATGAGAAAGTGGAAAGCATGGGAAATGGAAACCAGAACATCAGAGTATCAATTTGCACAAG ATCCAGAGAGGTTTAGATTCGCAAGAGACACGTCTTTTGGGCGACGGCATCTAAGCTTCTGGAGTCGCTCAACCATTCTTCTATGGACG GTGTCTTTCTTTAGACAGTTTGTCAGATCAGTACCCAAGGTGGATTATCTGACTCTGCGCTACGGATTTATAATT GCACATTTAGCACCACAGAATCAGGCAAATTTTGATTTCCAGCAGTACATCAAAAGGTCACTTGAAGAAGACTTCAAAGTTGTTGTAGGTATCAG CCCACTTATCTGGTTGTTTGCTGTACTTTTCCTGCTGTTTAACACTCATG GTTGGCAGTCCTACCTGTGGTTACCCTTTATCCCACTGATT ATTATCCTATTGGTGGGAACTAAACTTCAGGTTATAATAACCAAGATGGGTTTAAGGATTCAAGAAAGAGGGGAAGTGGTCCAAGGAACTCCTTTAGTTCAGCCAGCGGATGATCTCTTCTGGTTCAATCGCCCTCGAGTCTTACTCTATCTGATCCACTTTGTTCTCTTCCAG AATGCATTTCAACTGGCCTTGTTTGTCTGGTCTTGG TATGAATATGGATTTCAGTCGTGCTTCCATGAGAACACAAAAGATGTGGCGATCAGAATATCAATGGG GGTGCTGATACAAATACTCTGTAGTTACGTGACTCTCCCACTCTATGCTTTGGTAACACAG ATGGGTTCAACCATGAAACCAACAATCTTCAATAAGAATGTAGCTAAGGCACTGCGTACCTGGCACCAAACTGCAAGAAAGCACATAAAGCAGAAACGTCACTCAGATTCTGTGGGTCCAGTTTCAAGTCAGCCAAGCACTCCACTGCAGGGAACATCCCCTGTTCATCTACTACACTACTACAAAAATGAGATTGATAGTGTAGAGCCatcttcaagaatttccagttaCAATACACAACCATGGGAAAAAGGATCCCCTCAACTCTCATGCCCGCAAAATGACCCATCAAGTACTCAACAAGCTAGAAATAATCATACTATTGAAGAAAGAGTAGCTTCTGAACAGGTTAAAAACAAGGAAGGCTTAGTCCCTCAAACTCATTTATTCCAACACAAAGTAGATATTCCGTCAGCAGATTTCTGA